Proteins encoded within one genomic window of Bemisia tabaci chromosome 2, PGI_BMITA_v3:
- the LOC140223773 gene encoding uncharacterized protein isoform X1, translating into MCTPEPLWPLLPESLSIDRPLPLTLLLNFKSIIIIIVVLFSDAIQVTIEFSVHKIHSVIFELGYLSEPSRCALHLLKVSFPVVLAPFYPTYKVTTTTTKNKVQDSSSVFQPTTHSSQQCKTFQKMASKTSAKTSDECRARNVQNSRGQVQIKFPFAPWILTLIYTLTQAQRLGRLHFSPMLVDTSAPFSCFGI; encoded by the exons ATGTGCACACCTGAACCATTATGGCCCCTTCTTCCGGAATCCCTCTCAATTGATCGTCCTCTGCCCCTCACCTTATTATTGAATTTCAAATCAATAATTATCATAATTGTGGTGTTGTTTTCTGATGCCATTCAAGTAACTATCGAGTTTTCTGTCCACAAGATACACAGTGTGATTTTTGAGTTGGGTTATCTTTCAGAGCCGTCACGCTGTGCTCTGCATCTGTTGAAAG TTTCATTTCCTGTTGTATTGGCCCCTTTTTACCCAACCTACAAagtaacaacaacaacaacaaagaaCAAAGTACAAGATAGTTCATCAGTTTTTCAACCAACAACGCATTCTTCTCAACAGTGCAAAACATTCCAAAAAATG GCATCTAAAACGAGTGCTAAAACGAGTGACGAGTGTAGAgcaagaaatgtgcaaaactctagaggacaagttcaaatcaaatttccgtttgctcCATGGATTCTCACGcttatttacacactcacacaagcacagAGGCTAGGGCGGCTTCACTTCTCCCCCATGTTAGTAGATACGAGTGCTCCGTTTTCATGTTTTGGAATCTAA
- the LOC140223773 gene encoding uncharacterized protein isoform X3 — protein MCTPEPLWPLLPESLSIDRPLPLTLLLNFKSIIIIIVVLFSDAIQVTIEFSVHKIHSVIFELGYLSEPSRCALHLLKVSFPVVLAPFYPTYKVTTTTTKNKVQDSSSVFQPTTHSSQQCKTFQKMVYVRLHYVIFLICK, from the exons ATGTGCACACCTGAACCATTATGGCCCCTTCTTCCGGAATCCCTCTCAATTGATCGTCCTCTGCCCCTCACCTTATTATTGAATTTCAAATCAATAATTATCATAATTGTGGTGTTGTTTTCTGATGCCATTCAAGTAACTATCGAGTTTTCTGTCCACAAGATACACAGTGTGATTTTTGAGTTGGGTTATCTTTCAGAGCCGTCACGCTGTGCTCTGCATCTGTTGAAAG TTTCATTTCCTGTTGTATTGGCCCCTTTTTACCCAACCTACAAagtaacaacaacaacaacaaagaaCAAAGTACAAGATAGTTCATCAGTTTTTCAACCAACAACGCATTCTTCTCAACAGTGCAAAACATTCCAAAAAATG GTTTATGTAAGGTTACATTACGTAATATTTCTAATTTGCAAATAA
- the LOC109039513 gene encoding uncharacterized protein isoform X2: MTFSRNMLSLPYMIYHTVDHSSDPQTTSLLNMVPEISHYCHPSSAEIFHLVPFIRKIDEPPRLPHTIIYYSLSTFKLLHHPFFDNCFCFFPVSFPVVLAPFYPTYKVTTTTTKNKVQDSSSVFQPTTHSSQQCKTFQKMGSNEELKNFLEQALRNALQTALVNFQQTPPPPQ, encoded by the exons ATGACCTTTTCTAGAAACATGTTGTCCCTTCCATACATGATCTACCATACGGTAGATCATTCTAGTGACCCTCAAACTACTTCTCTTTTAAACATGGTTCCCGAAATCTCACATTATTGCCATCCATCCTCcgctgaaatttttcatctggTGCCTTTCATTAGAAAAATAGATGAACCTCCTAGACTTCCCCACACCATTATTTACTATTCACTATCTACCTTTAAATTGTTACATCATCCATTTTTTGataattgtttttgtttctttccagTTTCATTTCCTGTTGTATTGGCCCCTTTTTACCCAACCTACAAagtaacaacaacaacaacaaagaaCAAAGTACAAGATAGTTCATCAGTTTTTCAACCAACAACGCATTCTTCTCAACAGTGCAAAACATTCCAAAAAATG ggtTCCAATGAAGAGCTGAAGAATTTCTTAGAGCAGGCTTTGCGCAATGCTCTTCAAACGGCACTTGTCAATTTTCAGCAaacaccaccaccaccacaataa
- the LOC140223773 gene encoding uncharacterized protein isoform X2, whose protein sequence is MTVRESTSDRSPRIDHCRCRPLLLVRPERPPSPVNFVVSFPVVLAPFYPTYKVTTTTTKNKVQDSSSVFQPTTHSSQQCKTFQKMASKTSAKTSDECRARNVQNSRGQVQIKFPFAPWILTLIYTLTQAQRLGRLHFSPMLVDTSAPFSCFGI, encoded by the exons ATGACCGTTCGCGAATCGACCTCTGACCGTTCGCCACGAATCGACCATTGCCGATGTCGACCTTTGCTACTCGTTCGGCCGGAACGGCCACCTTCTCCAGTTAATTTTGTAG TTTCATTTCCTGTTGTATTGGCCCCTTTTTACCCAACCTACAAagtaacaacaacaacaacaaagaaCAAAGTACAAGATAGTTCATCAGTTTTTCAACCAACAACGCATTCTTCTCAACAGTGCAAAACATTCCAAAAAATG GCATCTAAAACGAGTGCTAAAACGAGTGACGAGTGTAGAgcaagaaatgtgcaaaactctagaggacaagttcaaatcaaatttccgtttgctcCATGGATTCTCACGcttatttacacactcacacaagcacagAGGCTAGGGCGGCTTCACTTCTCCCCCATGTTAGTAGATACGAGTGCTCCGTTTTCATGTTTTGGAATCTAA